ctgacacatatTCATTGCACTGATTGATAAGAATACCATTAAACATTTTGATGTCCCAAACATTTGCATGAGGGGATTTTCTCCATCTGGACCGCTGGTTTTTAATAACTAATCCTGACATACTGTATAACATATGAGAGTAATGGCCATTCACATGTCGAGTCTAAAAATGCTTGAAAAGAGAGTGGAAGCTTGTGGggatgtgtgtctgttgtgtttgttaataCTAAGCAACTAAAACTTGGGAGCTGCTAAGACGACAAAGTTGCTTTAACttcattaattaaaaatcacattcaacaataataaatatatgaattaattaaaaGACAATGGATTATCAGTGCCACTTTTCTCCCCCACCAGCTTTACTGTtaaatatttgcattatttcagagtcaacaaaaaaaaacagacatatttGTTTGGGCCGAGTATCAAAAGGTGCACTGAAAGCAGTCGCTGTATTCCAGAAATGTGAGATATTTTCATCCTGGTGTGATGCAGACACACTTGTGTCTGATCACCAATTCAAAAAATCTATTTGCATGTTAATGGCCTGTGTGTTTTGCATTAAATGAAAGCATGGCGTCACATTACCAGTTGGGCTGGACGTTGTGGGGTCGACCGAACAACTCGATCTTCCTGGTGCCGGGTGAGAGTCTCTCGATCATGCCATAGATTTCATCTGGCTTGTGACTGGTGGAGCGAACCTGGGAGACAGCCAGCAGAGTGTAATGAAGCAAATGTTTCAGGCTGAAAGTGGTGTATGTGGCAACTGAAGAAATGATATCCACATACCTCTGCCACAATTACATCACAGTCCAACCCTCTGTTAAAACCCTGTGGGTTTCCCTTTACACCCACCTGAGGAGAAATAAGTCAGTTTTGTATCAAGCAATACAAGTTCCAGCAAGATTTCCCTTTGACTTTGTTTCTCTTGAAGCAGAATAGAGTCATACACATTAGTAAAAAACATTGTATTAGATGATTTACAAGAacagagatacagtatataaacatacGAGGCAGTGCTCCTTCCCGTGGTTCAGCCAATGGCCTGTCCTCCCAGTTCGGATAATTCTCTGTAGCTGGTTGGTTTTCACCCAAATGATTTCATCAACACGCTCGTAACTGACAGAGAAAAGTAAAGCAACATATAGACCAAAATAAtatgacatgaaataaaaatattccaACTATTTAATGTTTGGAGATGAACAGAAGAAATGACTTACCCCCAAAGACTGAGACACTCTCTACCCAACTCCATGGCCCTGTAAGAAGAGTCACAGGAGATGTTTAAATATGACAATCCCACCATATTTAATTTACGTTTTCTTACTTGTCAGCTTAATTTATATAAGACATTACTAAAACAGCATGAGTTAAGCTAAAGTACTttgtttaaagggttaaacaaaTAGACTAGAATAATACAAAGGATAACAcagcagattaaaaacacaacataatcaGACAGCATCAGGAATAAAAGCAAGACTGAAATGACAAAAGTTTAAGTTGGGTTTAAAAGCATCAGTGGAAATAACAAGGCCTAATACTAAGGAGAAATATTTTGATGTAATTTGGAgctgacaaaaaagttatagctTAGTTTAGACATTGGACCATGATGTTGTTCCTGTAGTGAGACGGACAGTCACATGAAAACCATCCCTGCTGATGAAAGTTACTAGATAACTACTAGATACACATTTACCTCCAAACTTTTCAAGCACACAGACAAATGGTCTACAGGCATTAATAATCGAAAGCACTTAACATATCTAATAAACTAGGATAAAATCTCCTCTGCGTTGCTTGGTTGTAAAGTAACACCAGGGTCTATGACCTGAGCCGTATTCTGCAATATTACagcagttgtttgttttatttacctgCCGGTGacccagaggaagaggaagccaTCATCCTGTAGGATGGGGATGTTGAGTTTTCTCATCTCGTCATCAGTCAGTGTTCCATAGGGCAGCTCCATGTGGATGTCCCAGGGAGGGTCTGCCATCACCACAGCAAATTTACCCAGGATGGAAACGTCCAAAAAGCGAATATCACAGCAGATCCACTAAAATCATTAAAGCACAAATTAAATACTACAAAAATGATCAGGAGAACAATTTTGTGGTGGGTTTCCAtccattttaatgtaaatgttaatttaGGATTTCTGATGTTTGTGCAAAATTCTTCTTTCCGCAAAATGATCTACAATCATTCGCACCTGTGAAGGGAAAAGCTTGCCGACGTTGCTGTCTACGTCGCCTGCGTGGAGGCCGAGCTCCGAGGTTCCTGCCTGTGGCCCAAGCAGATTCCCCTCAGCCTCTGGTGGGCTGTCAATCTCATAGTGGACGTATTTGCACGTGTCCATGTGGAAACACGTGTTAAGGAAGGAGCAGTCCCCAAGGCTCTCATCTGTGTGCTTGTTGATGATGCGACTGTTGTGAGAGAAAACACATCACAATGTAAAACAGCTTCATACATAAATTTTATTCCAAACTCATTAAAActtgggctgcaacaattaatcaactAAGTAAATTGATCAACTATTTTATAATTCAGCCGTTTTAGTGGcttcttaaatttaaatgttttctggtttcgttgctccatatcacaaagatataatttaaattgattcattttggtttatggacaaaacaagttaTTAGAGAACATTATCTTTTCATGGTTTGGAAAACattgttcaacattttctgaaccaaacaaataaTCCATGAATtgggaaaataattgacagagtAGTTGATAATGAAAATAGTCAATAGTTGAAGCCcctaattaaaacacaaattaaagaaagaaaatctgtaGCAgtatatgttatttatttttatgttatatgttatttttaattattttaatattgatcTCAATATATTTCAGATTTAGATTGCAAGCCCTTTGTTAGGTCCAGAAAACCAAAATATTCTTACATTAATGGAGAAGCACTGTATATTATATGCATTTTACACAAACGCAAGCCACAAGATGCATCGTTCTCATATTTTGCTCAATAGCAGCGCCCCCTTCAGGCCATACACAGTATTTTTCAACACGGGAGTTGAGTTTAAATTCATCGCTTTGTTTTAAtggtataaataaaatgtagcaATGATATATAGTTTGGACCTAAAGTTAAAAGGTCACAGTTATAAGACAAGTTTAAGTTATAGCAGCTTTGGGGGGGATGATAAGACTAACCCAAGGTCAATGCCAGAGGTAAGATACTGTGTTCATTCTTTGCCAGTAAGGAGCCAATCAGAGCCTGGTACAACCCAAACATAGATAATGATGGAGCAAAAAGAGGACTATGGCAGAGAGAACTTGTGTTTTCCTGACAATCATGTAATATCTTAAAAAGTCATTAGACAGATCGGTCATGTGTCAAGTGATATAAATACCGAGTATGCAGAGGAACACTAACCGGAAGTGTAACTTGGTGCATGGCTGCGGTGTGTCCCCAGAACGCACACACTCCTCTTTGGTCCCGTGGTCGCAGAACTCTTGGACCTGAGCCCGGCCACGAGACCGAAACTTTTCCACGATGGACTGCTCCTTAGCTGTGTTGGTGTTTAGAAGCTCCAGAATCTCTCTGCTCACCTACGCACAAGTGACATTTTCCATGAGGCCATGCCATCAAGCACACCTCCATTCATACTCCTGCTTTGTTTTTGACTGATAAGGTGAGCTGATCATTATATTAATTTGTTTACCTTCTTGCTCTGTTGCTCTTTTGTGGATTGTTGGTTCAAGAGGCTCTCAATCTCCATGTCCACATGAGATGACTGGCTTTTACTACTCCTGCCCTTCTTATCTGCCCCGCTCCCAGACACTGCCAGCTGACAGGAGGAAGCTGGTGTGATAGAGGTGGTGGACGAATGTGGTGGGGAGGCAGAGCTTTGTGTCGATGGTGAGAAGCCTGCAGCTCTTTTGTTGTGGGTTTGGTCCTCAGCTTTTCTCTTAATTCCAGAGCGCTGGGCTCCAGCTGCAGACCCAATCATAGCCCATAGTTTAGTGTGATCCACAGCTACCACTACtgtggaggaggcggaggaggactGCTGGACCTCGATGAGCTCCTGAGCTGAGAATTTGAGCAGCAGACTCTGAATGCAGCTGTGACTAACAGCTGATTCAGACTGTGGGCAAAAATCAAATAGAAGGAATAGAATAGAAGGGGAATCAGAAGGGAATTCAAAAAATTAAAGTTAACAATATGAAGCAGCTAAATTGACCATGGACCCATAAAACTTGTGAACACACAAAGAATAACTCACATTATTGAGTTCATTTGTGATTGTGAGTGAGTCAGTAGGGAGAGAAAGACTCAGATCAGACAGATATCCCAGCAGCCTTTTCTCCAGCTCAGGATCTGGTGGTTTTTCCGTCTCCACCTGAGAGGTAGATGGAGCTGATGGAGCTGGACTGTCACTCCTGGCAGTGGAAGCATCTGTGCTGCCTCCACTATCTACATGGTGACAACACAGGTTAAGGAATAATAagttatggattttttttgtacatcCTAACACAGGAACACAGTGCAGTCACACGtcaacataaaataacaacaataacgtCAATGACGGTGAGAATTGCTCATTGTCTGTTTATATAGCAAAGATATACAGAGATAATTTGCATAATGGTGCCTAGTCATGTCAGTTCCAGTTGTGGAAGACCACCTGCCATGCCATTCcatgaaggattttaaacactaaaCAGTCAAAGAatgtttaaactgtttaaagCTTAACAGCTTCTAGGAAAATGTTACagattaaataagaaaaaggtttggtgttttctttctccaatAAACAGCAAGATTGAGCTGCTTAGAGGATGAGattgaggagatgagaggacaATAGAGAAAAGCAGAGGATGACACTGAAAAGACGAGAAAGAATATGACGGACTgtgctgcagtcagtcagttatcatctaccgcttttatcctccaccagagggtcgcggggggtgctgtgccaatcgcAGGTACATcaggcaataggcggggtacacccttgacagttcgccagtccatcgcagggccacatacaggaGTTTTCAAATTACAGGTGATGGCAGTAATGCAGGATGCAGGTtgctttggtccccacaaaAGCATACCAGTTTGTGTACTTGTTCTTTAGGACACAAACACGGACTTTGTCAGgctaaaatgtgaattatgaTTAGAATTTGGCATCAACTGgtaatgaatggaagtcaataccATGGTCATATCAGTGCTTTGATCCCCTCTAAAGCACAACATTGTGGGGATCAAAGCAGATGGATATCATTCACTGTTTGGGTGTTGTACAGGTGGTTTGATACcggtgtgtttatgtttaatgtaCAAAACCTGACGAACGCGACGTTCACCTACCTGGGTCCCCACTAAAGCTTATTTTAAGtacgtgtgtatgtgcgcgTTTAGTTCCTCGAGTGGACACGCCCCCAGCGTTTCAGACCCTAGTACTAGTAGGTAATGTTGCAGAGTTTTACACGATCTGAAACGTACGACTGAAAAGCGACTAAATTATCTAAATATGGCACCGTGGTTACTAACACATTTACCTGCAGAGTGACAACATCAGAATTGGTTGAATATCGCTTTCAAGGTCTTTAACatcaaaaacaattattatgTTGGCACCAGCTCGCTGATCGTACCTGTGGACAGTTGTGCAGGGTCTTTCCGCCGCCGCTGCAGCCTCTCCCGCAGAGAGTCCAGCTGCTTCTTATGCGCCTGAATGTTGCTCCATGTGTCCGACATGACGATGGGTTCCACAGTACCAAAATCACACCAACGCCAGAAAAAACACGAACTACTTCACAGTACAAACGACCACTATGCGCCCAACAAGGAGCGGGGAATGTATGGTACACGGGAAAACGTGTCGGACCGGCAACTTGACTGAAAGGTTCCTACTAAAACTAAACCAACGAAGTTTGCAGTTATATAATATGCATTAGAGAAACTCATGACAATCTCACGACTATTTACCAAAGGTATATATTTTAGGAAAATTTAAACACCGTAGTAAAAGTAtgtcagttttttattttgtgttccGTTCGCTTTCATCGTCGGAATAAGTTTCACGACGGACCTCTACAGCTTCCGGCGTAGCTGAAATTAGACCCCCGTTTCCTATGTGAGAAAATCCACCGCATTTGTGTTCACTTATGAGAGAAATTACAGTTTTCTGCCCACACATTACACCGGACTTTAGGGTTTATTGTTTCTAAATTAAACTGGTGCGTTTTATTCCTCTACAGCTTCCCCAGGGTTACCTCTTTCTGCAAAAGGCGAACGCAAAAGATGGCGGAAGACGAGAAGAGTGCAGAggtgcacacagacaaaaccGAACTGCAAATTTTGAAGGCAAGTGCGATACATTTTTGTACGACCCTTTAAATCCACCGAGTGTCTGGAgtagttgtgttttgttgataCTATGTGAGCTGGACACGACAACCAATTTAAACTGTCATGGTAACTGGATACCTGATATCTTACTCATAATAGTCAACCATCCTTATCAAATATGAACCTGGGCCACATATGTTTTGCAGGCTTGATTTCATCCTTTTAAATTTTAGATCTCCCTAGATACTAAAAGAAAGGGAATCTTTTTCAAGGCTTTAGAGTAAGCTTCTTAAAGAGATGGTCAAGGTGTCCAGCCACTGATTCAGAGTAGAGGATGAGATTTCCTGGCAGCATGTAAGATAATATACAGCTCAAAATAACTCCGTGAACTCCTGAACAGATAAGATCCCGATGACCAAAATATTTAACCTAAAGATTTTTACTGGTATTAAAAAATCAACTGGTAGCGTCATTCCCAGGAAAAATCATAGATACATTCAACAATAACACTTTAGATTTAAAGCAAATGTGTAGTTGGGTGTTG
The nucleotide sequence above comes from Solea senegalensis isolate Sse05_10M linkage group LG3, IFAPA_SoseM_1, whole genome shotgun sequence. Encoded proteins:
- the mettl3 gene encoding N6-adenosine-methyltransferase subunit METTL3, with the protein product MSDTWSNIQAHKKQLDSLRERLQRRRKDPAQLSTDSGGSTDASTARSDSPAPSAPSTSQVETEKPPDPELEKRLLGYLSDLSLSLPTDSLTITNELNNSESAVSHSCIQSLLLKFSAQELIEVQQSSSASSTVVVAVDHTKLWAMIGSAAGAQRSGIKRKAEDQTHNKRAAGFSPSTQSSASPPHSSTTSITPASSCQLAVSGSGADKKGRSSKSQSSHVDMEIESLLNQQSTKEQQSKKVSREILELLNTNTAKEQSIVEKFRSRGRAQVQEFCDHGTKEECVRSGDTPQPCTKLHFRRIINKHTDESLGDCSFLNTCFHMDTCKYVHYEIDSPPEAEGNLLGPQAGTSELGLHAGDVDSNVGKLFPSQWICCDIRFLDVSILGKFAVVMADPPWDIHMELPYGTLTDDEMRKLNIPILQDDGFLFLWVTGRAMELGRECLSLWGYERVDEIIWVKTNQLQRIIRTGRTGHWLNHGKEHCLVGVKGNPQGFNRGLDCDVIVAEVRSTSHKPDEIYGMIERLSPGTRKIELFGRPHNVQPNWVTLGNQLDGIHLLDPDVVARFKKRYPDGVISKPKNMQ